The following proteins come from a genomic window of Trifolium pratense cultivar HEN17-A07 linkage group LG4, ARS_RC_1.1, whole genome shotgun sequence:
- the LOC123919842 gene encoding uncharacterized protein LOC123919842 produces the protein MFGTAIRNVAKKLKPKMGAVTLKTPPEQRQTITRTLFDIVKEHGPITVSNTWERVKEVGLKDLTSKNHMKVVLRWMRERQKLRLVCNHVGAHKQFLYTTWFTKPGTTAQATATTTTTMGNIPPKKKPVRS, from the exons ATGTTTGGAACAGCGATTAGAAATGTAGCTAAGAAACTGAAACCTAAGATGGGAGCTGTTACGCTGAAAACACCGCCGGAACAAAGACAAACAATAACAAGGACTCTCTTTGATATTGTTAAGGAACATGGTCCAATTACTGTTTCTAATACCTGGGAACGTGTTAAG GaagttggattgaaagatttgACAAGCAAGAATCACATGAAAGTAGTTTTGAGATGGATGAGGGAGAGACAGAAGCTTCGTCTTGTTTGCAACCATGTAGGAGCTCATAAACAATTCCTCTATACCACTTGGTTTACCAAACCAGGTACTACTGCTCAAGCTACAGCTACAACGACAACAACAATGGGAAACATTCCTCCAAAGAAAAAGCCAGTACGATCTTGA